A stretch of Synechococcus sp. MIT S9220 DNA encodes these proteins:
- a CDS encoding RluA family pseudouridine synthase yields the protein MASGFEALAAAVPQLAGFALLLEHPQYLVVDKPAGLLSQPGLGSHQRDSLITRLQHDCPELRLVHRLDRETSGLVLVAKNQGSLRSLSALFAARRVHKLYLADVVRPLLGRRGSIHLPLARLQRQPPVYGPHPQGKPCCTLWRKWTQSTDCTRLWLRPLTGRSHQLRAHLAAVGAPIRADRIYTDSDLQGPMHLHAYALSFQDPDDQRRVRVRSALPNWAQAEWAQAEKLRFAGMG from the coding sequence GTGGCGTCAGGCTTTGAAGCCTTGGCAGCAGCCGTTCCTCAGCTCGCGGGTTTTGCTCTCTTGCTCGAGCACCCTCAATATCTGGTGGTCGATAAGCCAGCCGGCCTGCTGAGTCAGCCCGGTCTGGGTTCTCATCAACGTGATTCCTTGATCACGAGACTCCAGCACGATTGCCCTGAGCTTCGCTTGGTGCATCGCCTCGACCGGGAGACCTCTGGACTCGTACTTGTGGCCAAAAATCAGGGCAGCCTGCGATCGCTCAGTGCTCTGTTTGCTGCCCGCAGAGTTCACAAGCTCTATCTCGCTGATGTGGTCAGGCCGTTGTTGGGACGACGGGGAAGCATTCATCTGCCCCTGGCCAGGCTGCAGCGCCAGCCGCCTGTGTATGGGCCGCATCCGCAGGGCAAGCCCTGTTGCACGCTTTGGCGCAAGTGGACGCAGTCAACCGATTGCACACGTTTGTGGTTGCGGCCTCTGACCGGCCGATCCCATCAGTTGCGGGCGCATTTGGCTGCTGTAGGGGCTCCTATCCGCGCTGATCGCATCTATACCGACTCCGACCTTCAGGGGCCGATGCATCTGCATGCTTATGCGCTGAGCTTTCAGGACCCTGATGACCAGCGACGGGTGCGTGTGCGTTCTGCACTCCCGAACTGGGCTCAGGCTGAATGGGCTCAAGCGGAGAAGCTGCGCTTTGCGGGAATGGGATAG
- a CDS encoding HDIG domain-containing metalloprotein, protein MLPADLRSHRLARLWRSWLRSESPRRPVLRWNRLQKATLLILCVLVALVSSWPWLVEPDLRPGLAAPFDAEAPKDARVVDSEALEQRRSSLGSSTFVQVLDPQENEQIRMRLERHLSELERVANSIDAERIGPVNLSLNEQQWLEKRTQDERRDWDMALRRALDRMLSQGLVNTLALEQLQRASELQLEDLNQGTPAGRSLGSKVLTTTLQGASNLQTDPLRSQRLIEELITQQGIPTIEVNRGDLITRKGESISSQAYDVLDFFGMVNRRPKLGIWFTRFTEALASCGVLLLVMRRERPCLEAPHGLLALGLLLLGQACKLWFGASVSPLAVIVPPTLLLAQGLGTTSALAWMAVASLLWPTPVTGLGEGRLLIAAATATVAALQAGRLRSRAQLLQLAVLLPVGAWLAELVLMNREGQPLAGSLIRLPSDAGELASEALLLGLAMMLAILVIPLLESSFGLLTRARLMELADQERPLLRRLSSEAPGTFEHTLMICGLAEEGARSIGADVDLIRTGSLYHDVGKLHAPNWFIENQTSEENPHTRLNDPLASAGVLQAHVDEGLKLARRHRLPRPIADFIPEHQGTLRMGYFLHQARQQNPDISEKRFRYHGPTPRSKETGIMMLADGCEAALRSLPPDTSDQEARDTVKRIVEARISDGQLSQSSLSRAELELVMHSFVRVWRRMRHRRIPYPIPAKRSFSA, encoded by the coding sequence ATGCTCCCGGCTGACTTGCGTTCGCATCGCCTTGCACGTCTCTGGAGGTCCTGGCTCAGGAGCGAATCACCTCGCCGCCCGGTGCTGCGCTGGAACAGGTTGCAGAAAGCCACGCTGCTGATCCTCTGTGTTCTGGTGGCGCTGGTGTCCAGCTGGCCCTGGCTGGTGGAACCCGACCTGCGACCAGGCCTGGCCGCTCCCTTTGATGCAGAGGCCCCCAAGGACGCCAGGGTTGTGGACAGCGAAGCCCTGGAGCAGAGGCGCTCAAGCCTGGGATCCAGCACCTTCGTGCAGGTTCTGGACCCTCAGGAAAACGAGCAGATCCGCATGCGGCTGGAGCGACACCTCAGCGAATTGGAACGGGTCGCGAACAGCATCGATGCCGAGCGCATCGGACCTGTGAACCTGTCTCTCAACGAGCAGCAATGGCTGGAGAAACGAACCCAGGATGAGCGTCGGGATTGGGATATGGCTCTTCGCCGAGCGCTCGACCGGATGCTCAGTCAGGGGCTTGTCAACACCCTGGCACTGGAACAGCTGCAACGGGCCAGCGAACTGCAGCTCGAAGACCTCAATCAAGGCACGCCAGCGGGCCGCAGTCTGGGCAGCAAGGTGCTGACCACAACGCTTCAGGGCGCCAGCAACCTTCAGACCGATCCACTGCGAAGCCAGAGGCTGATCGAGGAGCTGATCACCCAACAAGGAATTCCCACCATTGAAGTCAATCGCGGCGATCTGATCACCCGCAAGGGCGAGTCGATCAGCTCACAGGCCTACGACGTTCTCGATTTCTTCGGAATGGTGAATCGCCGGCCGAAGCTGGGGATCTGGTTCACCCGTTTCACAGAAGCACTGGCCAGCTGTGGGGTTCTGCTGCTGGTCATGCGCCGCGAACGTCCCTGCCTGGAGGCACCCCATGGCCTGCTGGCTCTGGGTCTGTTGCTGCTGGGTCAGGCCTGCAAACTCTGGTTTGGTGCTTCGGTGAGCCCCCTGGCGGTGATCGTGCCGCCCACCCTTCTCCTGGCTCAGGGCCTTGGCACAACCAGTGCACTGGCCTGGATGGCTGTGGCCAGTCTTCTCTGGCCAACACCAGTGACTGGCCTGGGGGAAGGGCGCCTGCTGATTGCCGCTGCCACAGCCACCGTCGCTGCATTGCAAGCAGGTCGATTGCGCAGCAGAGCACAGTTGCTGCAACTCGCCGTCTTGCTGCCGGTGGGTGCATGGCTGGCCGAACTGGTGTTGATGAACCGAGAGGGCCAACCGCTTGCGGGGTCATTGATTCGCTTGCCATCCGATGCCGGGGAACTCGCCTCGGAAGCCTTGCTGCTTGGGCTGGCAATGATGCTGGCGATCCTGGTCATTCCTTTGCTGGAAAGCTCCTTCGGGTTGCTGACAAGAGCACGCTTGATGGAACTTGCTGATCAGGAACGCCCGTTGCTGCGGCGGTTGTCTTCAGAAGCCCCAGGCACCTTTGAGCACACCTTGATGATCTGCGGCCTGGCCGAGGAGGGTGCGCGGTCGATCGGCGCCGATGTCGACCTGATCAGGACAGGGTCGCTTTATCACGATGTGGGCAAGCTTCATGCTCCCAACTGGTTCATCGAAAATCAAACCAGTGAAGAAAACCCACACACTCGGCTCAACGACCCTTTGGCCAGTGCAGGAGTGCTCCAAGCCCATGTGGATGAGGGGTTGAAACTGGCACGACGACATCGGCTTCCTCGCCCGATTGCGGACTTCATTCCTGAACATCAGGGCACGTTGCGAATGGGATATTTCCTGCATCAGGCCCGGCAGCAGAATCCCGACATCTCCGAGAAACGCTTCCGCTATCACGGACCGACGCCGCGCTCTAAGGAGACCGGAATCATGATGCTGGCGGACGGCTGCGAGGCTGCATTGCGCTCACTGCCGCCGGACACGAGTGATCAGGAAGCTCGTGACACGGTCAAGCGGATTGTTGAGGCGCGCATCAGCGACGGACAACTCAGCCAGAGCAGCCTCAGTCGGGCCGAACTGGAACTGGTGATGCATTCGTTCGTCCGTGTGTGGCGAAGAATGCGTCATCGCCGCATTCCCTATCCCATTCCCGCAAAGCGCAGCTTCTCCGCTTGA
- the folD gene encoding bifunctional methylenetetrahydrofolate dehydrogenase/methenyltetrahydrofolate cyclohydrolase FolD gives MALRLDGKVLAKTLELRLQSQVQSASQVAGRPPGLAVLRVGDDPASAVYVANKEKACARVGVESYGSHLPADASPDQVLQAIRALNADHRVDGILLQLPLPQGLDETPLLAAIDPEKDADGLHTLNLGRLLKGEQGPRSCTPAGVMAMLRSADIDPAGRRAVVVGRSILVGQPMALMLQAANATVTIAHSRTRDLAALTRQAEILVVAAGRPEMLGAEHVSPGTVVVDVGIHRRPEGGLCGDVMAAELEPIAAALSPVPGGVGPMTVTMLLVNTVVAWCRRHGVDHDLADLII, from the coding sequence ATGGCCCTCAGGTTGGATGGCAAGGTCCTGGCCAAGACACTCGAGCTGCGGCTGCAGTCTCAGGTCCAATCTGCAAGCCAGGTTGCCGGTCGCCCGCCGGGCTTGGCTGTTTTGCGAGTGGGCGATGATCCTGCCAGTGCGGTCTACGTGGCCAACAAGGAAAAGGCCTGTGCCCGTGTCGGTGTTGAGAGCTATGGGTCTCACCTTCCAGCAGATGCCTCGCCTGATCAGGTGTTGCAGGCGATCCGTGCATTAAATGCTGATCACAGGGTGGACGGGATCCTGTTGCAGCTTCCGCTCCCGCAGGGATTGGATGAAACACCGTTGTTGGCTGCGATTGATCCTGAAAAGGATGCCGATGGTCTGCATACGCTGAATCTTGGCCGGTTACTCAAGGGCGAACAGGGTCCCCGGAGCTGTACTCCTGCCGGAGTGATGGCGATGCTGCGCAGTGCGGACATCGACCCTGCGGGCCGTCGTGCCGTGGTGGTCGGCCGCAGCATTTTGGTGGGGCAGCCCATGGCTCTGATGCTGCAGGCCGCGAACGCAACGGTGACCATTGCCCACTCACGAACGAGAGATCTTGCTGCTCTGACGCGTCAGGCAGAGATTCTCGTGGTGGCGGCCGGTCGTCCGGAAATGCTTGGAGCAGAGCATGTGAGCCCAGGCACGGTCGTGGTGGATGTTGGGATCCATCGGCGTCCTGAGGGCGGACTCTGTGGTGATGTGATGGCAGCAGAATTGGAGCCCATTGCTGCCGCGCTTTCGCCCGTGCCCGGAGGCGTTGGCCCCATGACCGTCACCATGCTTCTGGTGAACACCGTTGTGGCCTGGTGCCGTCGCCACGGGGTCGATCACGATCTGGCTGACTTGATCATCTGA
- the crtE gene encoding geranylgeranyl diphosphate synthase CrtE, which translates to MTATATSPEGVPPSGEPQQSFDFKAYLNQSRERVEAALDASMGPERPESLREAMRYSLLAGGKRLRPILCLAACELVGGDSSKAMPTAVAVEMIHTMSLIHDDLPAMDNDDLRRGRPTNHKVYGDAMAILAGDALLSRAFEMVSVRSADVPAERLVKVVGELAMVSGAPGLVGGQVVDLECEGKQVDLETLEYIHLHKTAALLRACVVTGALIGGASDAQVQAMRTYANGIGLAFQIVDDILDVTASSEVLGKTAGKDLLADKTTYPKLLGLEPSRTRALELVGEAKAALQPWKHKAQPLLALADYVASRDR; encoded by the coding sequence ATGACCGCCACGGCGACTAGCCCTGAAGGCGTTCCGCCGTCGGGTGAGCCCCAGCAGAGTTTTGATTTCAAGGCTTATCTGAATCAGTCTCGCGAGCGCGTCGAAGCTGCTTTGGACGCCTCGATGGGGCCTGAGCGACCCGAATCTCTTAGGGAAGCGATGCGCTACTCCCTGCTGGCGGGGGGAAAGCGATTACGACCGATTTTGTGTCTTGCGGCCTGTGAGCTGGTGGGTGGAGATTCCTCAAAGGCCATGCCCACGGCGGTCGCTGTCGAAATGATTCACACCATGTCGTTGATCCATGACGACCTGCCGGCGATGGACAACGACGACCTCAGGCGAGGCCGGCCGACGAATCACAAGGTGTACGGCGATGCCATGGCGATCCTCGCTGGAGACGCGCTGCTCAGCCGCGCTTTCGAGATGGTGTCGGTGCGCAGTGCCGATGTGCCTGCCGAGAGGTTGGTGAAGGTGGTCGGAGAACTTGCCATGGTCTCCGGAGCGCCTGGTTTGGTGGGCGGACAGGTGGTTGATCTCGAATGCGAAGGCAAACAGGTCGACCTGGAGACGTTGGAATACATCCATTTGCACAAGACCGCTGCTTTGCTGAGGGCCTGCGTGGTGACCGGTGCCTTGATCGGTGGTGCCAGTGATGCTCAAGTTCAGGCCATGCGCACCTATGCCAATGGCATCGGCCTTGCGTTCCAGATTGTGGACGACATTCTTGATGTCACTGCCAGCAGTGAGGTGTTGGGCAAGACGGCGGGCAAGGACCTGCTGGCAGACAAGACCACCTATCCCAAGCTGCTCGGTCTGGAGCCTTCGAGAACACGCGCCCTCGAGTTGGTGGGAGAAGCTAAAGCTGCCCTGCAGCCCTGGAAACATAAGGCTCAACCTCTGCTGGCTTTGGCCGATTACGTGGCCAGTCGGGACCGTTAA
- a CDS encoding divergent PAP2 family protein produces the protein MDDVALSIPLQILDNGVLAWGLAACGLAQLSKLVIELIVFRRWRPAVLIETGGMPSSHAALVSGTAAAVGWQEGFASSVFALAATVAFVVMYDASGVRRAAGFTAERLNALPESLWQTPFEKPLKERLGHSRTEVLVGSLLGPMIALLGLNFLGSPLQLTQLITNALG, from the coding sequence ATGGACGACGTCGCTCTCAGTATCCCCCTGCAGATTCTTGATAATGGAGTCCTGGCCTGGGGTCTTGCAGCTTGCGGTCTGGCTCAGCTGTCGAAGTTGGTGATTGAACTCATCGTCTTTCGCCGCTGGAGGCCGGCGGTGCTGATCGAAACCGGTGGGATGCCATCGAGCCATGCAGCACTGGTGAGCGGTACGGCCGCGGCGGTGGGTTGGCAGGAGGGATTCGCATCGTCCGTTTTTGCCCTGGCCGCCACTGTGGCGTTCGTGGTGATGTATGACGCCAGTGGTGTGAGGCGTGCCGCCGGTTTCACTGCTGAACGGCTCAATGCCCTGCCGGAATCTCTCTGGCAGACACCCTTCGAGAAACCACTCAAGGAACGACTGGGGCATTCCCGAACGGAAGTGCTGGTTGGCAGCCTGCTCGGCCCGATGATTGCCTTGCTTGGCCTCAATTTTCTGGGATCGCCGCTTCAATTGACGCAACTGATCACCAACGCTCTGGGTTGA
- a CDS encoding ATP-dependent RecD-like DNA helicase, with the protein MTSFPHAELSLTEDQHKAAEAFSDWLQQQDAGLPFVLSGFAGSGKTFLSMRLLRQVESSGLCWTVVAPTHKAVGVLRQALNLEGLQPTWYPSTIHRLLRLKLKRQGDRELCESTEQTAGALEHLGLVLVDEASMVDSSLLSIALQCAHPFKTRLVFVGDPAQLPPVGESESPVFGMNRAVSACLREVVRHQGPVLQLASCLRDGRLPCEVPPLLPPVRSDLGQVGVLSRGDWLSRAQEGLRRAAACDNPDAARILCYTNRRLEALVPHARRAIHGEMADQMAVLPGEVLITRTAVMAPASSDGGETGEEPDLVLGSNRELVVEDVSPERCDLAEFGVAGEAQLSLAGLGVPVIETLNAKVRSGELELKLRLQPPSGSQAREQLDALLKRLAQEARNAGKRGGRSLWRRYFLVRDAFASLGPAAVLTVHRSQGSSFGEVFVADDVFPRSLERLAPERQVFHQQLAYVAVSRARHGVYLVGDSQRNAATWSKALRGIG; encoded by the coding sequence TTGACGTCATTTCCTCACGCTGAATTGAGCCTCACCGAGGATCAACACAAGGCCGCAGAGGCTTTCTCCGACTGGCTGCAACAGCAGGACGCTGGTCTTCCCTTCGTTCTCAGTGGCTTTGCCGGCAGTGGCAAGACCTTCCTGTCGATGCGCCTGCTGCGGCAAGTGGAAAGCAGCGGTCTCTGCTGGACCGTTGTGGCTCCAACTCACAAAGCTGTGGGGGTTTTACGGCAGGCACTCAACCTCGAAGGCCTTCAGCCCACTTGGTACCCCTCCACCATTCATCGCTTGTTGCGTCTGAAGCTCAAGCGACAGGGTGATCGGGAGCTGTGCGAATCCACTGAACAAACGGCCGGAGCGTTGGAGCATCTCGGACTGGTGCTGGTCGATGAGGCCTCGATGGTCGACAGCTCCCTGCTGTCCATTGCCTTGCAGTGTGCCCACCCGTTCAAAACGCGACTGGTGTTTGTGGGTGATCCGGCCCAGTTGCCACCGGTGGGTGAAAGCGAAAGCCCAGTATTTGGCATGAATCGTGCTGTTTCCGCCTGCTTGCGTGAGGTTGTTCGTCACCAGGGCCCTGTCCTGCAACTGGCAAGTTGTCTGCGCGATGGTCGCTTGCCCTGCGAAGTACCACCGCTGCTGCCTCCCGTTCGCTCGGATCTCGGTCAGGTGGGAGTGCTGAGTCGAGGGGACTGGTTGTCGCGTGCTCAGGAGGGTCTGCGCCGGGCCGCGGCCTGCGATAACCCCGATGCGGCGAGAATCCTCTGCTACACCAATCGCCGCCTGGAAGCATTGGTGCCCCATGCCCGCAGGGCCATTCATGGAGAGATGGCTGATCAGATGGCTGTGCTGCCAGGCGAGGTGTTGATCACGCGCACTGCGGTGATGGCACCGGCCTCCAGCGACGGAGGCGAGACTGGTGAGGAACCCGATCTGGTGTTGGGTTCCAACCGAGAACTTGTGGTTGAAGACGTGTCTCCAGAACGCTGCGATCTGGCGGAGTTCGGTGTCGCTGGTGAAGCGCAGCTGTCGTTGGCCGGACTCGGCGTGCCCGTGATTGAGACCCTCAATGCGAAGGTTCGCAGTGGCGAGCTTGAGCTCAAGCTGCGCCTTCAGCCTCCTTCCGGCAGTCAGGCGAGGGAGCAACTGGATGCACTGCTGAAGCGTCTGGCTCAGGAAGCCAGGAACGCCGGGAAACGTGGCGGGCGATCGCTTTGGCGTCGTTACTTCCTGGTGAGGGATGCTTTTGCATCACTTGGGCCTGCTGCAGTGCTCACGGTGCATCGAAGTCAGGGCAGCAGCTTTGGTGAGGTTTTTGTTGCTGATGATGTGTTCCCTCGCAGCCTTGAGCGTCTTGCGCCAGAGAGGCAGGTGTTCCATCAACAGCTGGCTTATGTGGCAGTCAGTCGTGCCAGGCATGGGGTGTACCTGGTGGGTGATAGCCAACGCAATGCAGCCACCTGGAGCAAGGCTTTACGCGGGATTGGCTAA
- a CDS encoding GAP family protein: MSDTTLWAELLAYGTGIGLSPIHIAVLLLLLLGPNPIKRGGWFVASWVITTLLAATLLVTVGHSLVLDMSHGSHHRTGLDLLAGGALVAIGGRELIKSFTEGSEPPVWTKGIDRFLAMPLPLLLLLGSVGEIISPDDIVLFAKSAGVVLSAQLPTWQEAVGLIAFTIGASLFLLTPLVAVVIGRDKVVPLLEKGKELLFARGSLVVGGVSLGLGIYLGWQGVSGLTAI; encoded by the coding sequence ATGAGCGACACAACCCTCTGGGCGGAACTGCTGGCCTATGGCACCGGCATTGGGCTCTCGCCGATTCATATCGCCGTTCTCTTGCTGCTGCTGCTGGGCCCGAATCCCATCAAACGAGGCGGATGGTTCGTCGCAAGCTGGGTGATCACCACACTTCTTGCCGCCACGCTTCTGGTCACTGTCGGCCATTCCCTTGTGCTGGATATGAGTCATGGCTCCCATCACCGCACGGGCCTGGATCTGCTGGCAGGCGGAGCGCTAGTCGCCATCGGCGGACGGGAACTGATCAAATCCTTCACCGAAGGTTCGGAGCCGCCGGTCTGGACCAAAGGCATCGACCGTTTCCTGGCAATGCCGCTGCCGCTGCTGTTGTTGCTGGGTTCCGTCGGCGAAATCATTAGCCCCGACGACATCGTTCTGTTCGCCAAGTCAGCTGGAGTGGTTCTGTCTGCGCAGTTGCCCACCTGGCAGGAAGCAGTCGGTCTGATTGCTTTCACAATCGGAGCCAGCCTGTTTCTGCTCACTCCTTTGGTTGCCGTTGTGATCGGCCGCGACAAGGTCGTTCCACTTCTCGAGAAAGGGAAAGAGCTGCTGTTTGCCCGGGGAAGTCTTGTGGTTGGTGGGGTCAGCCTGGGGCTGGGGATCTACCTGGGATGGCAGGGCGTAAGCGGACTAACAGCGATCTAA
- a CDS encoding histidine phosphatase family protein, whose product MTNQRQLWLLRHGATEWARTGRHTGNTDIPLLPEGEEEARQLSPVLSQQHFAAVFSSPLQRARRTCELAGMGASMTVMKELLEWNYGDYEGITTSDIQRKVPDWNVFTHGCPNGEDAEAVQERCETAIRLAMDSPGDGDVALFAHGHLLRALAGTWLGLGAVGGKLLMLSTGSLCLLGVEHGNHAIVRWNAPADGRF is encoded by the coding sequence ATGACCAATCAACGCCAGCTCTGGCTGCTTCGCCATGGAGCCACCGAGTGGGCTCGCACCGGACGTCACACAGGCAACACCGACATCCCTCTACTGCCAGAGGGAGAAGAGGAAGCCCGGCAACTGTCTCCTGTCTTAAGCCAACAGCATTTCGCGGCTGTCTTCAGCTCACCTCTTCAACGTGCTCGGCGCACCTGCGAACTGGCAGGGATGGGCGCAAGCATGACCGTGATGAAGGAGTTGCTGGAATGGAATTACGGAGATTACGAAGGAATCACCACCTCTGACATTCAGCGCAAGGTGCCGGATTGGAATGTCTTCACCCATGGCTGTCCGAATGGCGAAGACGCTGAAGCCGTGCAAGAACGCTGTGAAACCGCGATACGGCTGGCCATGGACTCGCCCGGAGATGGAGACGTTGCACTCTTTGCCCATGGACATCTTCTGCGGGCCTTGGCCGGGACCTGGCTTGGCCTGGGAGCCGTGGGCGGCAAGCTGCTGATGTTGAGCACCGGAAGTCTCTGTCTGCTCGGTGTCGAGCATGGAAATCATGCGATCGTGCGCTGGAATGCGCCCGCTGACGGCCGGTTCTGA
- a CDS encoding acylphosphatase, translating to MARRARLRSEAERRRFVTRHTRQRSATLQERWRFLVEGTVQGVGFRQACRRRALELGLSGWVRNLDDGRVEVQAEGDQLPLNELRLWCEQGPSEARVRLVRPCQMPITGADWFEIRH from the coding sequence ATGGCGCGCCGCGCTCGGCTTCGCAGCGAAGCGGAACGTCGCCGCTTTGTGACCCGCCACACCCGGCAGAGATCGGCCACTCTTCAGGAACGTTGGCGTTTTCTGGTGGAAGGAACCGTTCAAGGTGTTGGTTTTCGGCAGGCCTGTCGGCGACGGGCTCTTGAACTGGGCCTCAGCGGCTGGGTCCGCAACCTGGATGACGGTCGAGTGGAAGTGCAAGCCGAAGGTGATCAGCTCCCCCTCAACGAGCTGAGGCTTTGGTGTGAACAGGGTCCCAGCGAAGCAAGAGTTCGTCTTGTTCGGCCCTGCCAGATGCCGATCACCGGTGCCGACTGGTTCGAAATCCGTCACTGA
- a CDS encoding cobyrinate a,c-diamide synthase, protein MACVIAAPASGSGKTLLSLCLIAWARQLGHSIQPFKVGPDYLDPQLLSLAANQPCRNLDLPLCGEEWVELSFNGYGGRCDMALVEGVMGLFDGIGSSSEGSTADVAVSLGLPVVLVVDAGGQARSLGALVRGFRDLDPRLNLAGVVLNRVSSPRHRELLEEVLTDIGVHCLGCLPGDPDLELPNRHLGLAPAHELSSLQQRLGRWAALAEQHLNMDVLGPLLKAPRPGPDPIRHVLSPELETSQQQSLPVAVAQDEAFHFRYPEMQECLELLGMPVLPWSPLSDTAPPAEATGLILPGGFPELHADELSACKTTFSALHAWIRDKPIYAECGGMLLLGRGLADPYGTLHAMAGLLPFEAKRGRLQVGYRQLEARTDSLLLRQGERLRGHEFHRWQLCRESDESVGSFGPLWQVEGWKVERRAEGWNLPNLHASWVHLHWVGSSTIPCRWRAALGFAAKRNVAAL, encoded by the coding sequence ATGGCCTGCGTGATCGCTGCTCCGGCCAGCGGCAGCGGAAAAACCCTGCTCAGCCTCTGCCTGATTGCCTGGGCCCGCCAACTTGGGCACAGCATTCAGCCCTTCAAGGTCGGCCCCGACTATCTCGATCCGCAACTGCTCTCGTTAGCGGCGAACCAACCCTGCCGAAACCTTGACCTGCCTCTATGCGGCGAGGAGTGGGTTGAGCTCAGCTTCAACGGTTATGGCGGGCGTTGTGACATGGCCCTGGTTGAAGGCGTGATGGGCCTGTTCGATGGCATTGGATCCAGCTCCGAGGGGAGTACTGCCGATGTGGCTGTGAGCCTGGGCCTTCCGGTGGTGCTGGTGGTGGATGCTGGAGGTCAGGCCCGATCTCTCGGCGCACTGGTTCGAGGTTTTAGAGATCTTGATCCACGCCTCAATCTTGCTGGCGTTGTGCTGAATCGAGTGAGCAGTCCCAGGCATCGGGAGCTACTTGAGGAGGTGCTCACGGACATCGGTGTGCACTGCCTGGGCTGCCTGCCCGGGGATCCTGACCTGGAGCTTCCAAACCGACATCTCGGTCTTGCTCCCGCCCATGAGCTGAGCTCACTACAACAGCGACTGGGGCGCTGGGCAGCTCTGGCGGAGCAGCACCTCAACATGGACGTGTTGGGGCCTCTCCTGAAAGCACCAAGGCCTGGCCCCGACCCGATTCGGCATGTCCTGTCTCCAGAGCTGGAGACGTCACAGCAACAATCATTGCCCGTGGCCGTCGCCCAAGATGAGGCTTTCCACTTCCGCTACCCCGAGATGCAGGAGTGCCTGGAGCTTTTGGGGATGCCAGTGCTGCCCTGGAGTCCCTTAAGCGATACGGCTCCACCAGCAGAAGCGACCGGCCTCATCCTGCCCGGGGGATTTCCAGAGTTGCATGCAGACGAGCTGAGTGCATGCAAAACAACCTTCTCAGCCCTGCACGCATGGATTCGCGACAAGCCGATCTACGCCGAATGCGGAGGGATGCTGCTGCTAGGTCGAGGCCTGGCCGATCCGTACGGAACACTGCATGCGATGGCTGGTCTCCTGCCGTTTGAAGCCAAACGAGGACGGCTGCAGGTGGGCTACCGACAGCTGGAGGCTCGAACCGACAGCCTTCTGTTGCGTCAGGGTGAAAGGCTTAGAGGCCATGAATTCCATCGCTGGCAACTGTGCCGTGAATCGGATGAAAGCGTTGGCAGCTTTGGGCCTCTGTGGCAGGTTGAAGGTTGGAAAGTTGAGCGAAGAGCTGAGGGATGGAACCTGCCCAATCTCCACGCAAGCTGGGTTCACCTCCACTGGGTCGGATCCTCGACGATCCCCTGCAGATGGCGCGCCGCGCTCGGCTTCGCAGCGAAGCGGAACGTCGCCGCTTTGTGA